aatttcagcttttcgctgaatcccttatttttctgTTTCGAGTATAGACCTGGTATCGTTTCACTGCAAATATGCTCCCAAGCACTCCAAGACCTAAAAATCAATAATGAGAGCCCAATTTAGATCACTAACGAAAACTCACAACTGAAAATCGTCTACATCAAAATCGATAGCGAACCTAAACACTTACCGGCAACGAACCGAAATTTCTAACGCTCAATTTGCTTGTGAAGCTACAACTGATTTCTGATTTTTTTCCTAAACCAAGAGAGCCAAAACAATCCTTTTTAGGAACTGGCTAAGAAACGATAAAATAGAGGCAGTCAGATACTTACAGAATGAGTGTATACAATTGTTGGCCGGAAAGTGGGCTAGTAGAAAAATCAAACAGAGAGGGTGGACTAGGGAGAAAAAATTCGGCAAAGCAAAGAAGAATAGAATAGCAGAAAAATTGGGGAAAAGAGGAGAATGCCGAAGTACTTATGTCACATAAACAcaaaaacaagaattaaaaattttgggacgTTAcaacttatcttcagtttgaactttagataattgatgagctaatatttgcttgtcacaatttcactatgcatgcaaaatataaaagacataaatacaaaaggcataatagtgaaatgtgaaattaactttatttatttattcatcgttcaaataaatagaaaatagttacatgtttactacaacaTGGGcacatttttcaacattttccacaactgaaatatatatgaatatgcaTGTTCTTGATGACATGGTTCCTACTACGAGTTGGAAGATGATTTGGAAAGCGAAGACACCTCAGAGGGTTCGTGTTTTCCTTTGGCTTTTGTGGCAAAACAAATTATTGACGAATGGTAAGCGGGTAAGGAAACACATGACAAGCGATGAGAGTTGCCATAGATGTAGTAGTGTGCTGGAAATGGGATCCCATGTGATCTGAGATCACCCGTTTGCTAGATCAGTGTGGCTATTGGTAATTTCAAGGTGAGATCAAGgtgtttttttctctcttccgTTTGATGAGTGATTTCTTTGGAATATGCAAAATATAGGGAATTGTACGGTTTGACAAACTCTATTTTCTATAATATGTTGGTTGCTTTGGAAAGACCGAAACTCATTTGTTTTTTCTAACAACCATAGTTGTGTTCAAGCTATTGGTTACATGTTATACTTGGGTGAGCTATGCAGAATCTGGTTCGAGTTTGTTTCAGCTAAGTCTTATGCGCACATTGTTGCATTAGGCTCGGCTGGAGAGGGGTTGGATAAAACTTAATACGAATGGTGCGGTCTCAACCACCAGTCTTTCTTCATCCATTGGAGAAATGTTTTGAGATTCAGATGCTAATTGGTTGCGTGGTTTCTCGATAGCCAAGGATTCTGTCTTCAAAGTACAAGTAAGTGCAATCTTGGAAGGCCTACTTTTGGCCCGGAGAAGGGTTTTAGACATATACAATTGAATGTGATAATGCACTACTGGTGGAGTTACTTTTGGCTGGTGGGGGAGAAAAATAGCAGTTTGGTAGAGTTACGATTGTTGCATCAAATCTTGAGAAAGAGTTGGAGAGTACGAATTCATCATATTCCAAGAATTCATAATGAAGTTGCCAATCATATGGCTAAATGTTATACTCCTAGAGTTTCAAGTTTGCAAGTATACAACGATCTCCCAGATATGGTGAAAAGTTTATTGTTAGTTGATTTAACTCGACTGATGTTGGGTTAAGATGTAACTGGTTGATGTTTCATTTTAtgctattattttttacaaaaaaaatatagatttcaaatttaagcATAGTATAATGACTTCAAAAGTGTAATAATCGTGTACAACTTCAATAAagaaaatacaatttattattattattagccaaaatgaaaacttataaaattggATCCCCAAttgtatagtttaccctttattaTTCCACAAGTCTTAACTTAATAATACATGAAGGacagaaaggaaaaaaaaaactgtgaGCTGAATTGAGCACGACATTACATCGAAAACTACATGAACAAAACCGAAAGAGTCCCATCTCCAAGTAGTTGTCTTCACTTGTTTTATTCCCTTAACCTCGacacttaaaaaaataaaatctcaacAATAATATGCTAAAGTTTCTCaaacatgaaaatgaataaGGTTGGGTAGAcaattatttcaacttttaaggataaaaaaggaaaatcataGATAAAAGTATGAGCATTATTGTCAAACCAAAAACCTTACTTTTTCACTACCCTTTACTGGAGGTTCAAGCTTTAGTCCACAGACTAATCCTTAAGTGAGATTTGAATCGTCCAATTGCACTGCACCAGTGCATCCAAACAGCATTTCAATATGTTTGAAGTGAAAAAGTTACTCCAATCGTGCCTCACTGCAGTTAAACACTGAACGAAAGGAAACCTTAGTTGTTGTTCCATATATACTTTCAAAAAAAAGATATAAGGAAAAAGACTTCTATCTGATCTGTCATGGAAAAAATTGTTGATGTGATATATAATTATCGAATTGGCCGCTCACGATAAAATATAACCAATCTATTAAGggataaaatattcttttactGTTAAATTACGTGTTTAAAATGATTGATATCAACATTAATTCCCAAGCCTactttatatacataataaaccCTATATAATtctcataaataattttcataattaattaaaaatatttaaatacattagtaatattattacaagttcaaaacttaaataactaactattatttattaaaatttaattttttaaaagtaattatatgtaataaattgaattataaaaaatcgaAAGGGGAAAGGGAAACAAAAAACAATGAAGCTATGTTTGGCAATGGCAGATCCATCGGTGTTTTGTAATTAACGCAAGTTACGTAGCCAAGAGGAATATTAGGTAGGGGGGACCAAGCAATTATCTCAACGTTGAAAACGTAAGCCTACCCTTATTCAATTATTACCTTGACGTTATTGACTTCATCTCCAATTTCCTTAAGAACCATGGTAAACATTTACCAGAATACTTCATCGTCAATGGCATTAGCCAATTAATAATTTACCATTGTGGGGGTTAAAAGAATGTTATAGCCAAATCCACGGATGAACTCCATGACAGTGTAATTAAATTATCCTTAGAAAGAAAAccagataataaaataaatttattattgggTACTATATAGTTAGTCACCcgacttttataaattttcattttgggcataaaaatttaaaagaaaatttaaaatttaggtgcTACCATTAACaatagttttcattttggtcactcgtTAGTTTGGGGCTACGCAAGGTCATTTTACtctcattttagtcactcaattttaataagttttcgTTTTAGTcagtcatttctttttctttttttagagTTTCTTTTATCTActttcaaaaaagaaaacaataaaccCAGAATTTTATAGGGAATTGATTTTTTCCGCTACAGAAATGAAAGGCAAGTTTTATTTTCCTGTAACTCAACTCACTGTAAAAACTCGGGTTTTCTCTTATAAGAATCTAAGTTTTCACTTTTTATtagaaaagaactaaaattaattctggaaaaaaagaaattaaaaagataaaatgaattttctttttttaactatgggtgactaaaataaaaatgattgttAACAGTAGtgtcaaaattcaaattttttatttaattacaatgttcaaaataaaaacttatgaAAATTAGGTGACAAAAAATACAGTTTACCCTTTATTATTCACAAGTCCAACTTAATACATAAAGGtcagaaagaacaaaaaaaacagTGAGCTGGATTGCGCACGACATCACACCGAAAACTACATGAACAAACCGAAAGAGTCCCATCTCCAAGTAGTTGTCTTCACCTGTTTTATTCCCTTAACCCCGAcactataaataaaaaatctcaacaacaaaataaggaaacaaagaaaagaacaaaaaaccCTTTCTATTTTAGTTGTTGACAAGGGCACATTGCTTCCGGATCTGGCCTTCGGATCCAGTCTTAACATTAACCCGACCCATTTTCTCCATGGCTTTGGCAAACTCATCAAAGAAGAACTGTGGGGGACTGGTAAGGAGCTGGTTGATGAAAGCCAAGCTGGTTGAATCAGTGGTTAAAGCAGCATCGGATTGGAAAAGACCCCTTCTTTTGAGCAAGAGTGAGTAGTAGCTAAGATCGAAGGTTTTCCGACTCCCAGGGTCCATCTCAAGTATTGTGGTGTTATCGCTCGCGGTTTTACACTTGTTGGCCTTGAGGTTTTCAGCGTACTCGCTGTCCATGGTTGGGTCGATTCCGCCGGGGCCGGTGGAATTGTACAGTCGGCGCGAAACAGCCGGGCAATGGGATATGCCGATGGTGTGACCACCTGAAAACAATGATGTCATTACATGTTATGGATGAACGGAACGAGTAGGTTAAGTGTAAATTATACCAGATAGGAGAACTAAGTCGGTCAAGTTAAGTCCTTGGTTACTGAAAAGAGTAAGGAGAGTAGTGAAGTTGTGGAAAGGGCTTGGAATGTTGGTATTTGCTTCGGTGATATTGGATATCACACCGTCTCTTCTTCCTGTTGGAACATTCCAAAATGGACCTCCCTGTGATAAGCAGTGACCATTTTCAGTGCTTGGGATGGTTATGTTTTATGTGGGAAATGGAAAGCATGCAGGTGATTTTTTGTACTTACAGTGGTTACTACAGAGTCTCTGGCAACCAAAGTGAGGATATCGGCACAGGAGACAACTCCAGGGCATTCGGCTTCGAGGAGGCTCTTCACTCTTTCAATGAAATCAAAGCCCCTCAGTGTTAGATTTGGGACTGCATTCTTCTCTGCTTGGCCAGATGTGGAGTTTAGAAGCACTGATGCATCACAGCCCTGCCcgcagaaaataaaaatagtatcaTTTTCACTCCTTGTTTCTATGCCACACCATGGTTGTTAAAGCCGAATCAAAGGtcgaatataaatataaaagagaaaaaggcaGAAGTTTACCCTGACAATGCAATCATGGAAGTGCATTCTTAAGAAAGAAGCAGCGAGGGATGGGGCATTAGGGATGTGCTGTTTAACATAGTCCAGCACAATCTGCTCGGCTTTAGGACAGCTGCTGGCATAAAAGTTCATCTGCAGTTGAGCCTGTGCGGACCCAATCAATGCTAAAACACCAAACACAACAACTAAAACAATCCTCGCAGAGCTTGTTCCTGCCATCTTCGACAGACTTTGAACTAGCTCCTGTTTCAGATCTCTTTTAAGGACAGCAATGTTTGATGTTGTTGTGATTTAGAAAACGAGGGAATGTTTATAGGCACTGATTTTCAATTACTACAAGATTAAAACTATACAACTACAAATAAGATAATCAAACCTGTGCTGCCTACGTTATCTATCTTTAGAATTCTTTTTCGACAAAAAGTGCAGCAAACCGCCTTTGGCTgtttgtcagcgcgtagatctcaaaaagttattcaaaattaaaaaaattcgtctcaatcggacaaccgagcgaaaagttatggcctttcaaagttttccaagctaaaaatgagaaattgttcatccacgtcagcaaatcgcgtcctagagggcgtgatttgtgtccacgtaagcaaatcgcgctgacgtggacgcgatttcgcggaaaatggaccattccggtaaataattaaataattggcctatttcgataatttttgaaaaaaaaagggctttttttggtcatttgcccGTCAAATTACAAACTATTATTTACAAATTACCAGAAAGCTATAATCACCAAAGCAaatacaaaagaataaaaaaatatcaattattacAGCGATCCTTAATTTTCGccaatacaaaatcaaaataaatcattattatatttgcGTAATATACAAGctaactaaattattaataaatttacgttttgactatttaattttaaaagttataaaatagtcattgaattattcgaaaatttttatttaaatctttgGAATGTTAAAATCGTTGTTGTTTAACCTTCTTGTTCGCATTAATTGAAAgttttccttcccttttcttttctacaattcaatttttttcaagaaataattttgaacGTTATGAAACTGTAAATA
The nucleotide sequence above comes from Gossypium raimondii isolate GPD5lz chromosome 13, ASM2569854v1, whole genome shotgun sequence. Encoded proteins:
- the LOC105781418 gene encoding peroxidase 3 — encoded protein: MAGTSSARIVLVVVFGVLALIGSAQAQLQMNFYASSCPKAEQIVLDYVKQHIPNAPSLAASFLRMHFHDCIVRGCDASVLLNSTSGQAEKNAVPNLTLRGFDFIERVKSLLEAECPGVVSCADILTLVARDSVVTTGGPFWNVPTGRRDGVISNITEANTNIPSPFHNFTTLLTLFSNQGLNLTDLVLLSGGHTIGISHCPAVSRRLYNSTGPGGIDPTMDSEYAENLKANKCKTASDNTTILEMDPGSRKTFDLSYYSLLLKRRGLFQSDAALTTDSTSLAFINQLLTSPPQFFFDEFAKAMEKMGRVNVKTGSEGQIRKQCALVNN